A window from Myxosarcina sp. GI1 encodes these proteins:
- the topA gene encoding type I DNA topoisomerase produces the protein MTKLVIIESTGKIKKISQILSGSDWTVMASKGHVRQLAHDGEDNLGFDIVGNRVNCRYQLTDSKAKRTVAELKKAVRAAEIVYLATDPDREGETISWHLAQILNLKNSRRISFDEISQKAITNAIANSRDIDMNLVEAGLARACFDKCVGFKGSPLLWAQNIGAKSMGRVQSAVLHLVCELEREIVNFKPVVYFSVFVDYAEGFRAFYCGRNASPTNEEDNSNCSESKRIFQQEEAANLVRVATSAQHSLVKLERTKVAKKPPPPFTTSTLQQAAEPLLGLSPERTMQLAQTLYEQGYITYMRTDSVNLSEDFCTAARNWLTSKDPRNIPDKVTKHRNNKNAQEGHEAIRPTNIELPSSRLKTLVEADAFNLYVMIWKRSLASQCRSAEIDKTIVVSQCEETFWQAKGQTVSFLGYARYWHDLSAELKLPNLAEGQILNPDNAQFEKKQTSPPSRLIESKLTKVMETKGIGRPSTYSSLIGILKTRNYIRLSKKKLCPTDLGIQVDIFMQKFFPELIDADYTARMNAALDEIAAGELNWQSYLSNWYHSYFAPAIARARQQLPNFTSPKAQGKVSATEHICPVCKKPLERYDYIKDGENKIMLRCSDPQAKKRADHKQAVYYLTKLNKLWSPKFGELGSDFKTPSNVKSLPSKPIKKAQIVKKCDRITGKRAIIRRKK, from the coding sequence ATGACTAAACTTGTAATCATCGAGAGTACGGGCAAAATCAAAAAAATTAGCCAAATTTTGTCTGGCTCGGACTGGACTGTAATGGCTAGCAAAGGTCATGTGCGGCAACTGGCACACGATGGAGAGGACAATTTAGGTTTTGATATTGTAGGAAATCGCGTCAACTGCCGCTATCAATTGACTGATTCTAAAGCCAAACGAACTGTAGCCGAATTAAAAAAGGCAGTTCGTGCAGCCGAGATTGTCTATTTAGCTACCGACCCCGATCGCGAAGGCGAAACAATTAGTTGGCATTTAGCTCAAATCCTCAATTTAAAAAACTCCCGTCGCATTAGTTTTGACGAAATTAGCCAAAAAGCTATAACGAACGCGATCGCCAATTCTCGCGATATCGATATGAATCTAGTCGAAGCGGGGTTAGCTAGAGCCTGTTTCGATAAATGCGTTGGATTTAAAGGCTCTCCCTTACTTTGGGCGCAGAATATTGGAGCTAAAAGCATGGGTCGAGTGCAGTCGGCGGTACTACACTTAGTTTGTGAATTAGAACGAGAAATAGTTAATTTCAAGCCCGTAGTTTATTTCTCGGTTTTTGTAGACTACGCCGAAGGATTTCGAGCTTTTTACTGCGGTCGTAATGCCTCTCCAACCAATGAAGAGGATAACTCCAATTGTTCAGAATCCAAGCGCATTTTTCAGCAGGAAGAGGCAGCAAACTTGGTTCGAGTTGCCACTTCAGCGCAGCATTCTCTTGTCAAATTAGAACGCACAAAAGTTGCTAAGAAGCCTCCTCCCCCTTTTACCACTTCAACGCTACAGCAAGCAGCAGAACCATTATTAGGTTTAAGCCCCGAACGAACTATGCAGCTTGCACAAACCCTCTACGAGCAAGGATATATCACCTATATGCGTACCGATTCGGTTAACCTCAGCGAAGATTTTTGTACTGCCGCTCGTAACTGGCTGACGAGTAAAGACCCCAGGAATATTCCCGATAAAGTTACCAAACATCGCAATAACAAAAATGCCCAGGAAGGTCATGAGGCGATTCGTCCTACTAATATCGAGCTTCCTTCTTCGAGGTTAAAAACATTAGTAGAAGCAGATGCTTTTAATCTCTACGTTATGATTTGGAAGCGATCGCTTGCCTCCCAATGTCGTAGCGCGGAGATTGACAAAACTATAGTTGTCTCTCAATGTGAAGAGACTTTTTGGCAAGCAAAAGGACAAACAGTTAGCTTTTTAGGATACGCTAGATATTGGCATGACCTTAGTGCCGAGCTTAAATTGCCCAATTTGGCAGAAGGACAAATTCTCAATCCCGATAATGCCCAATTTGAGAAAAAACAGACGAGTCCCCCCTCTCGTCTAATTGAATCAAAACTCACCAAAGTGATGGAGACAAAGGGGATTGGCAGACCTAGTACTTATTCTTCCTTGATTGGCATCTTAAAAACTCGAAACTATATAAGATTATCTAAAAAGAAGCTTTGCCCGACCGATTTGGGAATACAAGTAGATATTTTTATGCAAAAGTTTTTTCCCGAATTAATTGATGCCGATTACACGGCGAGAATGAACGCGGCTCTAGACGAAATTGCTGCTGGCGAACTAAATTGGCAAAGCTATCTCAGCAACTGGTATCATTCTTACTTCGCTCCTGCGATCGCCCGCGCCCGACAACAACTTCCGAATTTTACATCTCCTAAAGCTCAGGGAAAAGTTTCTGCTACCGAACATATATGTCCAGTTTGTAAAAAACCTTTAGAGCGGTATGATTATATTAAAGATGGGGAGAACAAAATTATGCTTCGATGTTCCGATCCCCAGGCAAAAAAACGAGCCGATCACAAACAAGCTGTCTATTATTTAACCAAATTAAATAAACTTTGGAGTCCCAAGTTTGGGGAGTTAGGTTCTGATTTTAAAACTCCGTCGAACGTTAAATCTTTGCCTTCAAAGCCCATTAAAAAAGCTCAAATTGTTAAAAAATGCGATCGTATCACTGGCAAAAGAGCCATAATTCGCCGAAAAAAATAG